Below is a genomic region from Streptomyces roseoviridis.
CGCACACGGACATCGGCTGCCAGGTGTCGCCGTGGTAGCCGCCGCGCCAGGTCAGCAGCCGCCGCTTGCCGGGGCGGCCGACCGAGCGCCAGTACTGCAGGCACATCTTCGCGGCGACCTCGACCGCGACCGACCCGGAGTCGCTGAGGAACACGTGCCGCAGCGGCTCGGGCGTGATCTCCACGAGCCGCGCCGCCAGCCGGACGGCCGGCTCGTGGGTGAGCCCGCCGAACATGACGTGACTCATCCGGTCGAGCTGGCCGCGCGCGGCCTCGTTCAGCACCGGGTGGTTGTAGCCGTGGATCGCCGACCACCACGAGGACATGCCGTCGACCAACTCGTCCTGGCCCTCGGCCGGTTCGGCCAGCCGGAGCCGCACCCCGGACGCGGACGCGACGACCAGCGGATCCGTGCGCCCCGGCATGGGGCCGTACGGGTGCCAGACGTGCGCCCGGTCCAGGGCCAGCAGTTCGTCGTTGCGCACGGCCACCGTCACGCGTTCGGGGCGAGGTCCGTACCGGCACCGCGACGGCGCACGGCCACCAGATCGGTCCTGGCCTCCGAGGGGCTGGCCGCGGCAGCGGCCGCCGGCACCTCGGCGTGACCTCCGCACGGTCCGCAGCCACCGCCGGTCTCCGCGTGCGATCCGCAGCCACCGCCGGTCTCCGCGTGCGATCCGCAGCCGCCGCCCGCCGACGCCTGCGAGCCGCATCCGCCGGCCGTGGCACCGGCCGCCGCGAGGGCGTCCACCCGGTGCCGGGGCAGCGTGGTCGTGCCCGCGCCCTCCACCTCGAAGCCGGCGTCGGCGATCATCTCCAGGTCGGCCTTGCCGGCCTGGCCCTCGCTGGTGAGGTAGTCGCCGAGGAAGATCGAGTTCGCGATGTGCAGCGCCAGCGGCTGCATCGTGCGCAGGTGCACCTCGCGCCCGCCGGCGATCCGCACCTCGACGTCGGGGCAGACGAACCGCACCATCGCCAGGATCCGCAGACAGCGCTGCGGGGTGAGGTTCCACTCCTTGGCGAGCGGGGTGCCCTCGAAGGGGATGAGGAAGTTGACCGGCACCGAGTCCGAGTCCAGCTCCCGCAGCGCGAACACCACGTCGACGAGGTCCTCGTCGCGCTCGCCCATGCCCGCGATGAGCCCCGAGCAGGCCGAGAGCCCGGCCGCGTGGGCCTTCTGCACGGTGTCCACCCGGTCCGCGTAGGTGTGGGTGGTGGTGATCTCCCCGTACGTCCCCTCGGACGTGTTGAGGTTGTGGTTGTACGCGTCGGCCCCGGCCTCCTTGAGCCGCTCCGCCTGCCCGTCGGACAGCAGACCGAGGCAGGCGCAGACCTCCACGTCCTCGTTCTGCTCCTTGATGGCCTCGATGGTCCTGCCGACCCGCTCCACGTCGCGGTCCGTCGGACCACGGCCGCTCGCCACCAGGCACACGCGCTTCGCGCCACCCGCGACACCGGCCGCCGCCGCGGCCGACGCCTCGTCGGGCTTCAGCCACGTGTACTTCAGGATCCCGGCGGTCGAGCCGAGCCGCTGGGAGCAGTACGAGCAGTCCTCGGGGCAGAGGCCCGACTTCAGGTTGACGAGATAGTTGAGCTTCACCCGGCGCCCGAACCACTGGCGCCGCACCTTGCCGGCCGCGGCCACCACATCGAGCAGGTCGTCGTCGGATGTCGCCAGCACGGCGAGCGCTTCTTCACGGGTCGGCAGCTCGCGCCGCAGCCCCTTCTCCACCAGCGTGTTCAGCAGGTCCATAAGGGCTGATCCTTACCTACGGCAGACCCCCGGGCCAAGGAAGAGAAGAACAAACAGAGCGGTTTGAAGTGTGTGTATGGCCACACCCTGTCGCCGGCCCCGGACCGTTAGGGTCTGTGCGCCGCCTACCGAAGGATCGCCATGCCGCCGTACGCCGAGGACCGCACGGACCCCCGCCGGGCCGCGTTCGACTGGACCGAGGCCGCCGCACGGCAGCGCGCGGCGGCGGGCCTGGTGCGGACCCTGCGCCCCCGGGCGGCCGAGTCCGGCCTCCTGGACCTGGCGAGCAACGACTACCTCGGCCTCACCCGGCGCCCCGAGACCACCGAGGCGGCGGCCGAGGCGGCCCGCCGCTGGGGCGCGGGCTCCACCGGTTCGCGGCTCGTCACCGGATCGACCCGACTGCACGCCCTCCTCGAACGCGAACTGGCCGACTTCTGCGGTTTCGAGGCGGCCCTCGTCTTCTCCTCCGGCTACACCGCGAACCTGGCCGCGCTCACCGCCCTGTCCGCCCGGGACGGCCTGATCGTCTCCGACGCGGGCAACCACGCCTCGATCGTCGACGGCTGCCGGCTCGCGCGGGCCGAGACGGCCGTGGTCGCGCACACCGACCCGGAGGCCGTGGCGAAGACCCTCGGCGCGCATCCGGACCGCCGCGCGCTGGTGGTCAGCGACTCCGTCTTCTCCGTGGACGGCGACAAGGCCCCGCTCCCCGCCCTGGCGCGGGCGTGCCGGGAGCACGGCGCGGGCCTGGTCGTCGACGACGCCCACGGCTTCGGCGTCCTCGGTGACGGCGGGCGCGGCGCCCTGCACGAGGCGGGCCTCGCGGGCGACCCGGACGTCGTCGTGACCCTCACCCTCTCCAAGTCGCTGGGCAGCCAGGGCGGTGCGGTGCTCGGACCGGCCCGGGTGATCGAGCACCTGGTCAACGCGGCCCGCACCTTCATCTTCGACACCGGTCTCGCCCCCGCCGCCACGGCCGGCGCGCTCGCGAGCCTGCGCCTGATCGAGGCCGAACCGGGCCTCGCCGCCCGGGCCCGTACGGTCGCCACCACCCTCCACCGGCTGCTCACCGAGGCCGGGCTCACCGCCGCCCGGCCCGACGCGGCCGTGGTCTCGGTGCGTGCCCCGGGCCCCGACGAGGCGCTGCGGTGGGCGGCCGACTGCCGCGAACTCGGCCTCGCCGTCGGCTGTTTCCGCCCGCCGTCGGTGCCCGACGGCATCTCCCGGCTGCGTCTGACCGCCCGCGCGGACCTCGACGACGCGCAGATCGAACGGGCCGTCGACACCATCCTGAGGACCGCGCCCGAGGGAGCCTGACCCGCTGTCAGTGCCGGTGGCTACGGTGATCACATGAGTCTTTCCCTGAGCCCGTTCCTGCTCGACATCAAGGCCACGCACGCCCTCGTCGGTTCGGGCGACGAGCAGTTGCTCCAGATCATCCACGAACGGTTCGCCGACGACCTGGCGCGCGACGACGACTGGTTCTCGTCCTCGATCGCCGACGGCGCGCCGACCGCCTCCGAGGCGCTGCGCGCCGTGATCGCCGGCGGCCCCTTCGAGGGAAGGAAGGAGCACTCCTTCCCGTACGGCTACGCCTACAAGCGGCTGTGCTCCCTGACCGGGTCCTTCCTCGACAACTCCTGCTTCTCCCCGTTCCGCGGCGCCTGGCTGGAGACGGTCGACGAGGGCCTGAAGGCCCTGCGCATCACCGCGGTGTCGCTGACGGACTTCGGCTACGGGGACGCCATGCCGGACCCGATACCCACCTACGACCTGCCGAACTGCGGCGAGTGGACGCACGAGCAGTGCCTGGCCGCCGTCGAGCAGTTCGAGCAGACCAAGCGGGACGGCCACGCCCCGCCGCTCGACCCCGAAGTGGTCGACGCGGTCATGGACGTCATCGGCTGGCTCCGCCACGCCGCGGCCCGCCCCGGCTTCGGGGTCATCGGCTTCGTCTCCTAGGGCGCGTCGGGCCGGTTCCGCGGACGGCGGCGCGGGCGCGGGCCGGGCGTCGGGGCGTCGGCCGGACGGGGGCCAGGCGCCCGCCGGGTCCGGCGTACGGCGCCGTATTCTGAGGCGGGCGACGCCGGCACCGCCGAGTCGCGCCCGGCGCCCGACGCCGCCGGGCGCCGTCCACGCCGGGGTCCGAACACCCGGCCGACGATCGGAGCCGTCACGTGATCAGCCCGGCCGCGATGGGAGGAGTGGCCCTGGTCGAGCTGGGCATGGCCCTGACTCCGGGACCGAACATGATCCACCTCGCCTCCCGCGCCATCACCCAGGGGCGCAGGGCCGGCCTGGTCGGCCTGAGCGGGACCGCGGTGGGCTTCGTCTGCTATCTGCTGGCCGCGGCCGCGGGCCTGTCCGCGCTGTTCGCCGCCGTGCCGCTCGCCTTCACGGTGGTCAAGCTCGCCGGGGCCGCCTACCTGGCCTACCTGGCCTGGGACATGCTCAGGCCGGGTGGTCGTTCGCCCTTCGCCCCGGCCGGGGACCTGCCGCCCGTCTCCGACGCCCGCCTCTTCTCGACGGGGCTCCTGACCAATCTGCTCAACCCCAAGATCGCCCTCATGTACGCCGCTCTGCTGCCCCAGTTCATGGACCCGCAGGCGGGTCCGGCCTGGGCACAGCTCCTCCAGCTCGGCGCGGTGCAGATCGTCGTGGGGGTCACGGTGAACGGTCTGATCATGCTGGGTGCCGCACGGGTGTCGGGCTACCTGGCAGCGCGGCCCCGTGTGATGACCGCTCAGCGCTTCGCGGCGGGCGGCCTGCTCGGTGTCTTCGCGCTGCGCACGGCCCTGACCCGTACGCCCGTCTCGGCCTGAGACGGGCCCCGCGCGCCGGTGACACCGGCGACAGCAATGACCCGGTGACAGCAGTGACACCGGTGACAGCAGTGGCACCGGTGCTGCTGTGACGGTCCCGAACGCGAGGGGGGGGAGCGGCACCCGGTCGGGGCCCGGCCGTCAGTGGGCGGGACCACCCGGTCGGGGCCCGGCCGTCAGTGGTCGTGGCCCGTGTCGGCGGGACCGCGTCCTTCGTCGGAGCCGTCGGGTCCCTCTCCGGCCTCACCCCTGCGTCCGTGCGGGCGGCGCTGTTCCTCGCGGCCGAGGCCCGGGGACTGCCGCTTGGCGTCCATGCCGTGGTCGTCGGGCGCGGCGTCGCCGAGACGGCCCCGTGCGGCCTCCTCGGCCTCCCTGCGGGCCTCGGCGTCGCCGCTCTCCCCGACGGCCTGGGACGGGGTGGTGCGGGGCGGCCGGTCGGCGGGCAGCGTACGTCGGCGCTCGTGGTGGCTCATGATCACCCTCCTGGGCTCTGGATGCGGGGGACGGGTGTGTACGCGGCTGCCCCGCCGGATCAGGGTGAAACGCTCCGTTCGGCGTCCCGTGACGGAGCCAGCACGAAGGCGTGGCCGGCCGGGTCCGTGTAGCGGCGCACGTCGGTGCGCCGGTCGAGCCGGGTGCCGTTGCGTTCGGCGGCGACCGGGCGGGCGCCCAGGGAGATCGCCTCCCGCTCGGCCTCGTCGAGCGCGTCGGCGGCGACCAGGATGTGCAGATGGGCCTGCTGGGAGTCCTCCGGGCGCGGCCAGCTCGGCGGCGCCTGGCCGGGGTCGCGGCGGATGCCGAGGGCGGGGCCGGCGGAGGAGTGGAGCAGGAGCAGGTCGGGGTCGCCGTCGGCCGGTTCGACGGTGGCGCCGAGCAGGGCGGCGTAGAAGCGGGCGAGGGGTTCGGGATCGCTGCTGTCGAGGACGAGGAGGGTCGTCTTGGAAACGGTCATACGGTCCGTCTGCCCGCTCAACGGCCGTGCAGGCATGGCGAGTCGGGCGTGCACCCGGTCCGCTGGGCTCGCGTGCACCCGGTCCGCTCGGTTCGCGCGCCCCGGTCGCCCCTGGGGCCCGGCGCCGATCCGCTCGCCCGTCGGACGGTTCACTGCTTCGAGCGACAGTCATCCGTATATCGCGGTGGATCGCCCCTCGGGACGGCACGATCGGTGGCACTCTGACGCGAAGCGCAATCCGGGCGGGGCCCGGTGGGAAAGGGACAGCGTCGCCATGGCAGACCACCAGGAAGCAACCCTCACGCTGCCGAGCGATCCCGCCTCGGTCGCGACCGCCCGGCGGTACGTCGCCGAGGTCCTCTCCTCCTGGGGCCTCGGCGACGGCACCGACATCGCGGACTCGGTCCGGCTGATCGTCTCGGAGCTGGCGACCAACGCCGTGCAGCACACCTTCGGACAGTCGCCCACCTTCACGGTGGACGTCAGCCTGGAGCGGGACGAGCTGCTGCGCATCGGGGTCACGGACAGCCATCCGCGCTGGCCCCAGCGCCTCCCGGCGGCGGTCCAGCAGGACAACGGCCGTGGGATGGTCATCATCCGCTGGCTGGCCGCCGAGGCGGGCGGCCGGCTGTCGGTGACGCCGACGGCCGAGGGCGGGAAGACCGTCTGGATCGACCTGCCCTGGCCGGCGGCGGTTCCCGGCTGACGTCAGCGGACCCGGCCGTAGAGGACCTTCGACGTCCAGATCCGGTCGAGCTTCACCCAGGAGCCCTGCTTGGGCGAGTGCCAGATCTTGTTGTTACCCGCGTAGATACCGACGTGGTACACCCTTCCACCCGAGTGGAAGAAGACGAGGTCCCCCTTCTGCCGGCTGGACGCGGAGATGTGCCGGGTCTTGTTGTACTGCTGCTGCGCGGTGCGGGGCAGCGTCTTGCCCGCCTTCTTGAACGAGTAGAGCGTGAGGCCCGAGCAGTCGAAACGGGTGGGGCCCGCGGCGCCGTACTTGTAGGGGGATCCCTTCTTCGAGGCCGCGACGTTCAACGCCTTGCCGGCGTACGAGGTCGCGGCCTGGGCCTCCGGCGCGGCTCCTGGGGCGAGCAGCGTGCCGCCGACGGCGGCGAGGGTGAGAGCCGAGACGGCTCCGGCCCGGGACAGCAGGGACGGGACATGAATCTGCGCAGTCATGCGCAACCCTTCGTCAGCCGCCTGTGAAGGATGACCTGTCGGGTTCGGGCAGGCGAAGATGCCCGGCCGCGGCTGCGGCTTCACCCCGAGGAACGTCCCCCACTGCGCGAGACGTCCCGTATTGCTCGGGTCCTCCACTCCTGCCGATCCACTCCTGTCGACCAGACGTCCGGGACGGCGGCAGGACTCGGCGTCCGCCCGGACCGCCCCGCCTCGGGTGGCGGGGGCTTGTCGTCGACAGGGATCTTGACTCACACACTGGCCCAAATCCGAGCTGAAACGGCGATATGTGAGGCTCCTCACGACTGATCCATACGGGTGGACAGTCGGGTTTCGGGGTCAGCGATGTTTGCCGGACGAGCCGTTCACCAGGGCTGGAACGCCCGATTCCGCCAGATGCGTACACCCGCTGCGCAACTCACCTGAGTTACATGTCGATACGTCGACTACGCCGAACGAGGGAGAGATTCCGTGGTCCCCGTGCCCCGAGTGGACCTCGACACGACACGCCCCCCTGTCAACTCACCTGGTCCCCGGGGACGGTGACGCGCCCCGTGCGCCGCTCTCCGTCCAGGGTCCTGAGCGCACGCGCCAGCGTGTCGGCGTGCACCTCGCTCTCGCCCCGCATGTGCATGAGCGTCAGCGCGTCCCGCAGCGCCGCCGCGCGGCTCACCAGCGCCTGCGCCGCACGCAGCGCCCCATAGGTATGCGAGGTCCTGGATGGATTGATCCGGCCCAGCAGATCGACTACTTCGAGGTACGCGTCGACGAACTCGCCCTCGGCGCGGGTCAGTGCGGGCAGCGGCGGCAGCTCCGGGAGCACGTCGGCCTCACTCGTTCCCGGCGTCCGCGAGCCCGCGGCGGCTCTCGACGACGTGGTCCACCAGGCCGTACGCCACCGCTTCCGCCGCGTCGAGGACGGTGGTCCGGTCGATGTCGGCGTCGACGCGCTCGCGGTCCCTTCCGGTGCGCTCGGCGAGCAGTCCGGCGACCAGGGCGCGCTGTCGCAGCAACTCCCGTGCGTGGATGTCGAGATCGCTCGGCTGTCCGCGCAACGGCTCGTCCAGCGTGGGCTGCTGGAGGACGATCCGGGCGCCCGGCAGCGTGAGCCGCCGCCCGGTGGTGCCCGCAGCGAGCAGCACCGCGGCGGGGCCGACCGCCTGGCCGAGGCAGATGGTCTCCACCTCGCAGGAGACGGTGCGGATCGTGTCGTACACCGAGGTCATCGCGCTGATCGAGCCGCCGGGGGAGTTGACGTAGAGGCTGATGACGCTCTCCGGGGCGGCGTGGTCGAGGTACAGGAACTGCGCGATCACGTCGTTGGCGGAGGTCTCGTCGATCGCCGTGCCCAGGAAGACGATCCGCTCGGAGAGCAGCTTCGAGTACGGGTCGAGGGTGCGGGTGCCGAGGGCGGTGCGCTCGGTGAACTCCGGAAGGACATGTCGCATGGTGCTCCGCATGACGCTCCTCCTTCTGTAAAAAATGTACAGGACGTACAGCCCGTAAGATGAGGAGCATGGCCTATGAGATTCCGGTGACGCAAGCGCGCGCAGAGCTCGCGGATCTGATCAACCGCGTGGTCTACGGCAATGAGCGTGTCGTCGTCACCCGGCACGGAAAGCCACTGGTCGCCCTGGTGTCGGCCGCTGACCTGGAACGACTCGAGGCGGAGCAGGAGGAGGTCGAGGAGCAGGTGATCAGCTCGGTCTCCGTCGTCCGCGGCATCGCGTCCGCTCCGGGTGAACAGAGCCGCTTCGGCATCGCGGCGCACCACCGCGACCCCGGCACCCCCGGCGCGTAGCGAGCCCGCGCCCTCCGGAAAGCCGGATGCCTCCGTCCGGGGACGGAGGCACCGGTGGTGGGCACGTCCGCGGCGCGGCGCGCACGGCCGGCGCGGCTTCGGGCCGCGCTGCCGTACGGTCGCGCTCAGACGGCCGGCGCGAGCGCGGACCGTGCCGCCGCCTCCCCGTTCAGGGCCGCCGCCCGCCGCGCCCCGGCCAGGACGGCGGCCAGGCCCGCCACCGCCCACACCGCGAGGACGAGCACCGCGGACCCCGCGCCCGCGCCGTCGAAGTACGCGACCGAGCGCAGGGCCGTGCCGGCCGCGCCCGGCGGGAGCCACTGGCCGAGCACGCCGACAGGGGCCGGCAGCAGCTCGGGTGCGCTGGAGATCCCGGAGAACGGGTTCCCGAGCAGGATCATGAGGACGGCCCCGAGGCCGAGCCCCGGCCTGCCCAGCAGCGCGGCGAGTCCCGCGAGCGTCGAGCCGACGGCCAGCACGGTCAGGGCGAGCACTCCGGCCTCGGCCCACCAGGAGCCGGCGAAGGCGCCCAGCCAGCTGTCCGCGAGGGCGGCGCCCACCAGGCCGGCGAGGACGGCGGCGCCGGTCAGGGCTGCGGCCGCCCGGGCGCCGCGCAGGCCGAGCACGGTGACCGCGATGCCGGAGGCGGCTCCGGCCAGGGCCAGGGGCAGCAGGCCCGCGGCGAGGACGGCACCGCGCGGGTCGGCGGCGGGAGCGGCCACGACATCGGTGACCCGGGGCGCGGTGCCCGCCGGCAGCTGTGTGGCGACGGCCTCGCGAAGCAGTCCGGCGACGACCGGGCTCGCCGCGGTGGCGGTCAGCAGTTCGGGCCCCGTGGGCGTGGCGACGATCGCGCCGTACACGGTCCGGTCCTCGATCGCGGCCCGGGCGGCCGCGACGTCCTCGTAGCGGTGGACGTCGAAGGCGTCCGGGTGTGCGGCGAGCCGCTGCTCCAGGGGCGCGGTGGCGGCGGGGGGCCCGGCGATCGCGATCGGCAGCTCGCGGGGGGCGATCCGGGCGGCCGGCCAGGCGAAGGCCCAGAGGGCGAAGGCGACGACGGCGGGGATGAGCAGCATCACCGCGACGGTCTTGCGGGTGGCTGTGGCAGACATGGCTCCAGCTCGATTCAGGAGGTGGCCGTCAAAGAGAAGGATCGTTCGTTTTACGTCTTGGGGCCACTGTCCTGCCGAGGGTCTCGCTTGTCAAGAATGAATATTCGTTTTACGTTGGCGGCATGGCCCGTGTCTCGCAGGAACACCTCGACGCCCGCCGCCGCCAGATCCTCGACGGCGCCGCGCGCTGCTTCGCCCGCAACGGCTTCCACGCCACCTCCATGCAGGACGTCCTCACCGAGGCGGGCCTCTCCGCCGGTGCCGTCTACCGCTACTTCCGCGGCAAGGACGAGCTGATCGCCGCCATCGCCGACGAGGCGTTCGCCGGCATCCGCGGCGCCTTCGAGGAGGCGTCGCGGAGCACCCCGCCGCCCACCCCGGACGTGCTGCTCGGCACGGTCCTGCGCCTCTTCCTGGACGAGCGGATCCCGGGCGCCGGACGGGTGGCCTTCCCCCGGCTGATCCTCCAGGTGTGGAGCGAGACCCTGCGCGACGAGCGGCTCGCGGCGACCCTGGAGCGCGGGTTCACCGCCATGCACGAGGTCTGGACCCGTCTCGTCGAGGCCTACCGGGAGGCCGGCCTGGTCGGCGCCGATGTCTCCGCCGACCACATGGCCAGGGTCCTCATGGCCGTCGCCCAGGGCTGCATCGCACAGCAGGCGCTCTTCGGCGACATGACCGTCGAGCTCCTGGAGGACGGCGTCCGCGGGCTCATGTCCATGCGGACGCAAAGCCCCAGTTAACGAGCCGGAAAAACTTCCGCCCTAACGTGCAATGTCTGGCTCGGCGGCCCCTCCGCGCGACTCGACGGAGCATCGAAGATCGCTAAGGTCCGCTGCTGTCGGGACGGATTCCCGGTGGACGACAGTGAGGTGGAAGCGTGCAACTCAGCCCCCACGAGCAGGAACGCCTGCTCGTCCATGTCGCGGCGGACGTGGCCGAGAAGCGCCGGGCGCGCGGAGTGCGGCTCAACCACCCCGAGGCCGTCGCCCTCATCACCTCCCACGTCCTGGAGGGCGCCCGGGACGGCCGCACCGTCGCCGAACTCATGGCCTCCGGCCGCAAGGTGCTCAGCCGCGACGAGGTCATGGACGGCATCGCGGAGATGATCCACGACGTCCAGGTCGAGGCGACCTTCCCCGACGGCACCAAGCTCGTCACCGTCCATGATCCGATCGTGTGAAGGCGGGCCGGCAACCGTGATCCCCGGAGAGATCCTCTACGGTGACGGTCCGGTCGTCCTCAACGAGGGCCGTCCCGTCTCCCGCCTCACCGTCCTCAACGCCGCCGACCGGCCCGTCCAGGTCGGCTCGCACTACCACTTCGCCGAGGCCAACCCGGGTCTCGACTTCGACCGCTCCGCCGCGCGCGGCCTGCGCCTGAACATCGCCGCCGGCACCGCCGTCCGCTTCGAACCCGGCATTCCCGTCGAGGTCGAGCTCGTGCCGATCGCCGGCCGCCGGATCGTGCCCGGCCTGCGCGGTGAGACCGCGGGCCCGCTCGACCGCGCCGCCACGGCCCCGGACGGAGGCGACCGTGCCTGAGCTGCACCGCTCCGTCTACGCCGACCTGTTCGGCCCCACCACCGGCGACCGCGTCCGGCTCGCCGACACCGATCTGCTGGTCGAGATCGAGGAGGACCGCTCCGGAGGCCCCGGCCGCGCGGGCGAGGAGGCCGTCTTCGGCGGCGGCAAGGTCATCCGCGAGTCCATGGGCCAGTCCGGCACCACCCGCGCCGAAGGCGCCCCCGACACCGTCGTCACCGGAGCGGTGGTCATCGACCACTGGGGGATCGTCAAGGCCGACATCGGCATCCGCGACGGCCGCATCACCGCCCTCGGCAAGGCCGGCAACCCCGACACCATGGACGGCGTCCACCCCGACCTCGTCATCGGCCCCGAGACCGAGGTCATCGTCGGCAACGGCCGCATCCTCACCGCGGGCGCTGTCGACACCCACATCCACTTCATCTCCCCGACCGTCGTCGAACAGGCCCTCGCCACCGGCGTCACCACCCTGGTCGGCGGCGGCACCGGCCCGGCGGAGGGCACCAAGGCCACCACCGTCACCCCCGGCCCCTGGCACATGGCCCGGATGTTCGAGGCCCTGGACACCTTCCCCGTCAACATCGGCCTGCTCGGCAAGGGCAACACCATGTCCCGGCAGGCCATGCACTCCCAACTCCGCGGCGGCGCCCTCGGATTCAAGATCCACGAGGACTGGGGCGCCACCCCCGCCGTCATCGACGCCTGCCTGGACGTCTGCGAGGAGACCGGCGCCCAGCTCGCCATCCACACCGACACGCTGAACGAGGCCGGATTCGTCGGGGACACCCTCGCCGCCATCGCGGGCCGCACCATCCACGCCTACCACACCGAAGGCGCGGGCGGCGGGCACGCGCCGGACATCATCACCGTCGTCTCCGAGCCGCACGTCCTGCCCAGCTCGACCAACCCCACCCGGCCGCACACCGTCAACACCATCGAGGAACACCTCGACATGCTGATGGTCTGCCACCACCTCAACCCGGCCGTCCCCGAGGACCTCGCCTTCGCCGAGTCCCGCATCCGGCCCTCCACGATCGCCGCCGAGGACGTCCTGCACGACCTCGGCGCCATCTCGATCATCTCCTCCGACTCCCAGGCCATGGGGCGGGTCGGCGAGGTGATCATGCGGACCTGGCAGACCGCCCACGTCATGAAGAAGCGGCGCGGCGCCCTGCCCGGCGACGGGACCGCCGACAACCACCGGGCCCGCCGCTACGTCGCCAAGTACACGATCAACCCGGCCGTCGCGCAGGGCATGGACCACCTCGTCGGCTCCGTCGAACCCGGCAAGCTCGCCGACCTGGTGCTGTGGGAGCCCGCCTTCTTCGGCGTCAAGCCGCTCCTCGTCCTCAAGGGCGGCCAGATCGCGTACGCGCAGATGGGCGACGCCAACGCCTCCATCCCCACACCCCAACCGGTGCTGCCCCGGCCCATGTTCGGTGCCCTCGGCCGGGCCGCCGCGGCCGGCTCCGTCAACTTCGTCGCCCGCGCGGCGATC
It encodes:
- a CDS encoding urease subunit beta — encoded protein: MIPGEILYGDGPVVLNEGRPVSRLTVLNAADRPVQVGSHYHFAEANPGLDFDRSAARGLRLNIAAGTAVRFEPGIPVEVELVPIAGRRIVPGLRGETAGPLDRAATAPDGGDRA
- a CDS encoding urease subunit alpha codes for the protein MPELHRSVYADLFGPTTGDRVRLADTDLLVEIEEDRSGGPGRAGEEAVFGGGKVIRESMGQSGTTRAEGAPDTVVTGAVVIDHWGIVKADIGIRDGRITALGKAGNPDTMDGVHPDLVIGPETEVIVGNGRILTAGAVDTHIHFISPTVVEQALATGVTTLVGGGTGPAEGTKATTVTPGPWHMARMFEALDTFPVNIGLLGKGNTMSRQAMHSQLRGGALGFKIHEDWGATPAVIDACLDVCEETGAQLAIHTDTLNEAGFVGDTLAAIAGRTIHAYHTEGAGGGHAPDIITVVSEPHVLPSSTNPTRPHTVNTIEEHLDMLMVCHHLNPAVPEDLAFAESRIRPSTIAAEDVLHDLGAISIISSDSQAMGRVGEVIMRTWQTAHVMKKRRGALPGDGTADNHRARRYVAKYTINPAVAQGMDHLVGSVEPGKLADLVLWEPAFFGVKPLLVLKGGQIAYAQMGDANASIPTPQPVLPRPMFGALGRAAAAGSVNFVARAAIEDDLPQRLGLHKEFTAIGSTRRVTKADMRENDALPRVEVDADTFSVTIDGEPVEPAPAAELPMAQRYFLF